A window of Candidatus Methylomirabilota bacterium contains these coding sequences:
- the cobA gene encoding uroporphyrinogen-III C-methyltransferase, which produces MSGPGRVALVGAGPGDPGLLTVRGLALIRAADVIVHDRLVNPALLDEAPAAERIDVGKQPGAHTVSQAEINAILIAQARRGRLVVRLKGGDPFVFGRGGEEALALRAAGVPVEVVPGVSSALAGPAAAGIPVTHRRLAASFAVVTGQEDETRTRPSVDWAALATAVDTLVVLMGSRALPEIARTLIAHGRGAETPVALIHDATTPRQVTLETTLAALVHPATAPALPAPMIAVIGEVVSLRASLGLGDLVSTAAKLVMPSTGTQVRFGA; this is translated from the coding sequence ATGAGCGGCCCGGGGCGCGTCGCCCTCGTGGGCGCGGGGCCTGGGGACCCAGGGCTCCTGACCGTGCGCGGGCTGGCGCTGATCCGCGCCGCCGACGTCATCGTGCACGACCGGCTGGTGAATCCGGCGCTGCTCGACGAGGCGCCGGCGGCCGAGCGCATCGACGTGGGCAAGCAGCCGGGCGCCCACACGGTGTCGCAGGCCGAGATCAACGCGATCCTGATCGCGCAGGCGCGGCGCGGGCGGCTGGTCGTGCGCCTGAAGGGCGGCGACCCGTTCGTGTTCGGCCGGGGTGGTGAGGAGGCGCTGGCGCTGCGCGCCGCGGGGGTGCCCGTCGAGGTGGTGCCCGGCGTGAGCTCGGCGCTGGCCGGGCCGGCCGCCGCCGGCATCCCCGTCACGCACCGCCGGCTCGCCGCGTCCTTCGCGGTCGTCACCGGCCAGGAAGACGAGACGAGGACGCGGCCGTCCGTGGACTGGGCCGCGCTGGCCACCGCGGTGGACACGCTGGTCGTTCTGATGGGCAGCCGCGCCCTGCCGGAGATCGCGCGCACGCTGATCGCGCACGGCCGAGGGGCCGAGACCCCGGTCGCGCTGATCCACGATGCCACCACCCCACGTCAGGTGACGCTCGAGACGACGCTCGCCGCGCTCGTGCATCCCGCGACGGCTCCGGCGCTTCCCGCGCCCATGATCGCGGTGATCGGGGAGGTGGTATCTTTGCGCGCGTCGCTCGGGCTTGGCGATCTCGTTTCCACCGCGGCCAAGCTCGTGATGCCGTCCACGGGGACGCAGGTGCGGTTCGGCGCCTGA
- a CDS encoding bifunctional precorrin-2 dehydrogenase/sirohydrochlorin ferrochelatase encodes MSARYPIVLDVTDRPCLVVGGGPIAEGKVRGLLAAGARVTVVSPTLTPALAALAAEGRIAHRARGYAEGDLEGAALALAATGDRAVSAAVLAEGRARGVWVNAADDPERCDFFLPAVLRRGALAVAVSTGGASPALTRAVRDELKRRLPPELGDLVEVVAEVRRELRERAVPVTAEAWRGALDDELARLHPTAPRDLVRARLRARLEPR; translated from the coding sequence ATGAGCGCACGCTACCCCATCGTGCTCGACGTGACGGACCGCCCCTGCCTGGTGGTGGGCGGCGGCCCGATCGCCGAGGGCAAGGTGCGCGGCCTCCTCGCGGCCGGCGCGCGCGTGACCGTGGTGAGCCCCACGCTCACCCCGGCGCTCGCCGCGCTGGCCGCCGAGGGCCGCATCGCGCATCGCGCCCGGGGCTACGCCGAGGGCGATCTCGAAGGGGCGGCGCTGGCCCTCGCCGCCACCGGTGACCGCGCGGTGAGCGCGGCCGTGCTCGCCGAGGGCCGCGCGCGTGGCGTCTGGGTGAACGCCGCCGACGATCCCGAGCGCTGCGATTTCTTCCTCCCCGCGGTGCTGCGGCGCGGCGCGCTCGCCGTCGCCGTCTCGACGGGCGGCGCCAGCCCCGCGCTGACCCGCGCGGTGCGCGACGAGCTGAAGCGGCGGCTCCCCCCGGAGCTCGGCGACCTCGTGGAGGTGGTGGCCGAGGTGCGGCGCGAGCTGCGCGAGCGCGCGGTGCCGGTCACCGCGGAGGCGTGGCGTGGAGCGCTCGACGACGAACTGGCCCGGCTGCACCCGACCGCGCCGCGCGACCTCGTGCGCGCGCGCCTCCGTGCGCGCCTGGAGCCGCGATGA
- a CDS encoding nitrite/sulfite reductase, translating into MSQDSVSVAPPETKAQRAERLKAALNPWAAYAEIERFAREGFDSIPPEWLNTYFRWWGLYTQGDGVGAVGGKGGEGKAVRRFMQRIRIPNGILTAPQLRAIAGLAERYARGVADITVRQNIQLHWVEIENLPAIIRTLDAVGITTLGTCGDVTRNITGCPLAGADADEIADTSSLVESATAMLNGAAEFYNLPRKYKVTITGCRVWCSYPEINDVGLTAFRHPHTGETGFSLRVGGGLSTEPHLGPRLNVFVPWERALAVLKAVTEIFRDSDVLRQHREKARLKFLFLQHGWTADRFRAEIERRLGAPLPPAAPETPPEDVYRDHVGVHPQKQPGLFSAGVSIVRGRITPAEMRAAAALAERHGSGALRTTHMQNLVVLDVPRASLAGLRREAEAAGLALEASPFRRGTVACTGSEFCKIALTETKGFAARLVEELEARMPGFDQHLKLHVTGCPNSCGQHWIADIGLEGKKIRGPAGFEDAYYFCVGGGLGARATVARPIGFRVPAREAAGAIERLLRAYLALREPGATFHEFTAAHTDDELRALLAGGVVTAVARDLPAAATPHSIE; encoded by the coding sequence GTGAGCCAGGACAGCGTGTCCGTCGCCCCGCCCGAGACCAAGGCCCAGCGCGCCGAGCGCCTCAAGGCCGCGCTCAACCCCTGGGCGGCATACGCCGAGATCGAGCGCTTCGCACGCGAGGGGTTCGACTCGATCCCGCCCGAGTGGCTCAACACCTATTTCCGCTGGTGGGGGCTCTACACCCAGGGCGACGGAGTGGGCGCGGTGGGCGGCAAGGGTGGGGAGGGCAAGGCGGTGCGCCGCTTCATGCAGCGCATCCGCATTCCCAACGGGATCCTCACCGCCCCCCAGCTTCGGGCGATCGCGGGACTCGCCGAGCGCTACGCCCGCGGCGTGGCCGACATCACGGTGCGGCAGAACATTCAGCTCCACTGGGTGGAGATCGAGAACCTGCCCGCCATCATCCGCACGCTGGACGCGGTCGGCATCACCACGCTGGGAACTTGCGGCGACGTCACGCGGAACATCACCGGCTGCCCGCTTGCCGGCGCGGACGCGGACGAGATCGCCGACACCTCCTCGCTGGTCGAGTCGGCCACCGCCATGCTCAACGGCGCCGCCGAGTTCTACAACCTGCCGCGCAAGTACAAGGTCACGATCACGGGCTGCCGCGTCTGGTGCTCGTATCCGGAGATCAACGACGTGGGCCTGACCGCGTTCCGCCATCCCCACACGGGGGAGACGGGCTTCTCGCTCCGTGTGGGAGGCGGCCTCTCGACCGAGCCGCACCTGGGCCCGCGCCTGAACGTGTTCGTGCCGTGGGAGCGGGCGCTCGCCGTGCTGAAGGCGGTGACCGAGATCTTCCGCGACAGCGACGTGCTGCGGCAGCACCGGGAGAAGGCGCGCCTCAAGTTCCTCTTCCTCCAGCACGGCTGGACGGCCGACCGGTTCCGCGCGGAGATCGAGCGGCGCCTGGGCGCCCCGCTGCCGCCCGCGGCGCCGGAGACGCCGCCCGAGGACGTCTACCGCGATCACGTCGGCGTGCATCCGCAGAAGCAGCCCGGCCTGTTCTCCGCCGGCGTGTCGATCGTGCGCGGGCGCATCACGCCGGCCGAGATGCGCGCCGCCGCCGCTCTCGCGGAGCGGCACGGCTCGGGGGCCCTCCGCACCACGCACATGCAGAACCTGGTGGTCCTCGACGTCCCGCGCGCGAGCCTCGCCGGCCTGCGGCGCGAGGCCGAGGCAGCGGGCCTGGCGCTCGAGGCCTCGCCGTTCCGGCGCGGCACCGTGGCCTGCACCGGGAGCGAATTCTGCAAGATCGCGCTCACCGAGACCAAGGGCTTCGCGGCCCGGCTGGTGGAGGAGCTCGAGGCGCGCATGCCCGGCTTCGATCAGCATCTGAAGCTCCACGTCACCGGCTGCCCCAACAGCTGCGGCCAGCACTGGATCGCCGACATCGGTCTCGAGGGTAAGAAGATCCGCGGGCCGGCCGGCTTCGAGGACGCCTACTACTTCTGCGTGGGCGGCGGGCTGGGCGCGCGGGCGACAGTGGCCCGGCCCATCGGGTTCCGGGTCCCCGCGCGCGAGGCGGCCGGCGCCATCGAGCGGCTGCTGCGGGCCTATCTCGCCCTGCGCGAGCCGGGCGCGACCTTCCACGAGTTCACCGCCGCCCATACCGACGACGAGCTGCGCGCCCTCCTGGCGGGCGGCGTCGTCACCGCGGTGGCGCGGGACCTGCCCGCCGCCGCGACCCCCCACAGCATCGAATGA
- a CDS encoding Gfo/Idh/MocA family oxidoreductase, with product MARKPLTVGVIGLGYGRAHIPAFQAHGCEVVAVCQRDETAAKKVAERYGVPQVYARWEELLERARPAIVVIAAPPVLHTPIALQAFAGGAHVLCEKPLAMDATEAQTIVQAAARAGLVGMTAFNWRFPAGMQHMKTLVDAGHVGRPLHLAGRWLGARWADESAPITWRMDRAQAGHGAMGDMGVHLVDLVRWCFGEFARVFARGGVAYTSRTRPDGRPADAEDHCAVLAELVSGAVVTLQLSRAARGVNESSLEVYGTDGALAYRLDRNQPRWFRGGELLAAGANGALAPVKVPPVVSRAAGEGDAMDVVGKATIAPLVKRMLAAIRKGEPATPSLEDGLRAQVVLDAVLESERTAAWVAVKP from the coding sequence ATGGCCCGGAAGCCGCTCACCGTTGGGGTCATCGGGCTCGGCTACGGCCGCGCGCACATCCCCGCCTTTCAGGCCCACGGCTGCGAGGTCGTGGCGGTGTGCCAGCGAGACGAGACTGCCGCGAAGAAGGTGGCCGAGCGCTACGGCGTGCCCCAGGTCTATGCGCGCTGGGAGGAGCTGCTCGAGCGCGCGCGGCCGGCCATCGTGGTGATCGCTGCACCCCCTGTGCTGCACACGCCGATCGCGCTCCAGGCCTTCGCGGGCGGAGCGCACGTGCTGTGCGAGAAGCCGCTCGCCATGGACGCGACGGAGGCCCAGACCATCGTCCAAGCCGCGGCCCGCGCCGGGCTCGTGGGGATGACCGCGTTCAACTGGCGCTTCCCCGCCGGCATGCAGCACATGAAGACGTTGGTCGACGCGGGCCACGTGGGCCGCCCGCTGCATCTGGCCGGCCGCTGGCTGGGCGCGCGCTGGGCGGACGAGTCGGCGCCGATCACGTGGCGGATGGATCGCGCCCAGGCCGGGCACGGGGCCATGGGCGACATGGGCGTGCACCTCGTGGATCTCGTGCGCTGGTGCTTCGGCGAGTTCGCGCGCGTCTTCGCCCGCGGAGGCGTGGCCTACACGAGCCGCACCCGGCCGGACGGGCGGCCCGCCGACGCCGAGGATCACTGCGCGGTGCTGGCCGAGCTGGTGTCGGGGGCGGTGGTCACGCTGCAGCTGAGCCGCGCCGCGCGGGGCGTCAACGAGAGCTCGCTCGAGGTCTACGGCACCGACGGGGCGCTCGCGTACCGCCTCGATCGAAATCAGCCGCGGTGGTTCCGCGGCGGCGAGCTCCTCGCGGCCGGCGCGAATGGCGCGCTGGCGCCCGTCAAGGTGCCTCCGGTGGTCTCTCGCGCGGCGGGCGAGGGCGACGCGATGGACGTGGTGGGCAAGGCCACCATCGCGCCCCTCGTGAAGCGGATGCTGGCGGCGATCCGCAAGGGCGAGCCGGCCACCCCCTCGCTCGAGGACGGCCTGCGCGCGCAGGTGGTGCTAGACGCGGTGCTCGAGTCCGAGCGCACCGCGGCCTGGGTCGCCGTCAAGCCATGA
- a CDS encoding alpha/beta hydrolase domain-containing protein, whose translation MTVSALEIITRSPVLDGHPFGDAGPYEKVAGILRFETDPALPINRAITDLELAPRNAAGRVESWADFYLLQPADPARGRRRLLLDVPNRGRKVALGMFNSTPRAADPTTPEDFGNGFLMRWGYTVAWIGWQLDVPRRDGLMALGVPAARGATGPINGRVRGQWRPNARVDTLPLADRYHIPYPAADLDDAEAELTVREHAGAPRVPVARRDWRFAPDPSHLHLPGGFEPGRIYELIYRAQDPGVVGLGLLAVRDTAAWLRWGTAGSGNPAAGRVDRAYAFGVSQTGRFLRHLLYLGLNEDEAGREVFDAFIPHVAGARRGEFNMRFGQPSLNATTSVGSLFPFNDAEQRDPVSGQRDGLLARLDARGRRPKVFTINTSAEYWRGDASLVHADVEGTVDVEPPAHVRVYLFAGTQHTPGALPPPAADPNTGDRGRAPFNTVDYAPLLRAALVNLDRWVSDGMAPPPSAVPRLADGSAVTAESTAPVFAAIPGVRFPDRISRPIRLDFGSDWARGIASVLPPKAGAPYVTHVSAVDGDGNERAGIRPPELLAPLATFTGWNLRHPAQGAPGDLMSMMGSTVPFPTTAAERERTGDPRPSLAERYGSRAAYLDRVAAAAGEAVARRHLLAEDIPAVVARAGALWDLIHAGLGGA comes from the coding sequence ATGACCGTCTCCGCCCTCGAGATCATCACACGTTCACCAGTGCTGGATGGCCATCCGTTCGGTGACGCGGGGCCGTACGAAAAGGTCGCGGGCATCCTCCGCTTCGAGACCGACCCCGCGCTGCCCATCAACCGCGCGATCACGGATCTCGAGCTGGCCCCCCGCAATGCGGCAGGCCGCGTCGAATCCTGGGCCGACTTCTACCTGCTCCAGCCCGCGGATCCGGCGCGCGGCCGGCGCCGCCTGCTTCTCGACGTGCCGAACCGCGGGCGCAAGGTCGCGCTGGGCATGTTCAACAGCACGCCGCGCGCGGCGGACCCGACCACGCCCGAGGACTTCGGCAACGGCTTCCTCATGCGCTGGGGCTACACCGTCGCGTGGATCGGCTGGCAGCTCGACGTGCCGCGACGCGACGGGCTGATGGCGCTCGGCGTGCCGGCGGCGCGCGGCGCCACCGGCCCCATCAACGGGCGCGTGCGCGGCCAGTGGCGGCCCAACGCGCGCGTGGACACCCTCCCGCTGGCGGACCGCTACCACATCCCGTATCCCGCCGCCGATCTCGACGACGCCGAGGCCGAGCTGACGGTGCGCGAGCACGCGGGAGCGCCCCGCGTGCCCGTGGCCCGTCGCGACTGGCGCTTCGCGCCCGACCCCTCGCATCTGCACCTGCCGGGCGGATTCGAGCCCGGCCGCATTTACGAGCTGATCTATCGCGCGCAGGACCCGGGCGTGGTGGGGCTCGGGCTCCTCGCCGTCCGCGACACCGCGGCCTGGCTGCGCTGGGGCACGGCGGGCTCGGGCAATCCCGCCGCCGGGCGGGTCGACCGCGCCTACGCGTTCGGCGTCTCGCAGACCGGGCGCTTCCTCCGCCATCTCCTCTATCTCGGGCTCAACGAGGACGAGGCGGGGCGCGAGGTGTTCGACGCGTTCATTCCGCACGTGGCCGGCGCGCGCCGCGGCGAGTTCAACATGCGCTTCGGGCAGCCCTCGCTGAACGCGACGACCAGTGTCGGGAGTCTGTTTCCCTTCAACGACGCCGAGCAGCGGGATCCCGTCTCCGGCCAGCGCGATGGGTTGCTCGCGCGCCTGGACGCCCGCGGCCGCCGGCCCAAGGTCTTCACGATCAATACCTCGGCGGAGTACTGGCGCGGCGACGCGTCGCTGGTGCACGCCGACGTCGAGGGGACCGTGGACGTGGAGCCGCCCGCGCACGTACGCGTGTACCTCTTCGCGGGCACCCAGCACACGCCGGGCGCGCTGCCGCCGCCGGCCGCCGATCCCAACACCGGCGACCGCGGCCGGGCGCCGTTCAACACCGTGGACTACGCGCCGCTGCTGCGCGCCGCCCTCGTCAATCTCGACCGCTGGGTGAGCGACGGCATGGCGCCGCCGCCGTCCGCGGTGCCGCGCCTCGCCGACGGCAGCGCGGTGACCGCCGAGTCGACCGCGCCGGTATTCGCGGCGATTCCGGGCGTGCGCTTCCCGGACCGGATCAGCCGGCCCATCCGCCTCGACTTCGGCTCGGACTGGGCCCGCGGCATCGCGTCGGTGCTCCCGCCCAAGGCCGGCGCCCCCTACGTCACCCATGTCTCCGCGGTGGACGGCGATGGCAACGAGCGCGCGGGCATCCGGCCCCCCGAGCTGCTTGCGCCGCTCGCCACCTTCACGGGCTGGAATCTCCGGCATCCGGCACAGGGTGCCCCGGGCGACCTCATGAGCATGATGGGCTCGACCGTCCCGTTCCCGACGACGGCGGCGGAGCGCGAGCGCACGGGTGACCCGCGCCCGTCGCTGGCCGAGCGCTACGGCTCGCGCGCCGCCTACCTCGACCGCGTCGCGGCGGCGGCGGGTGAAGCCGTCGCCCGGCGGCATCTGCTCGCGGAGGACATCCCCGCCGTGGTGGCGCGCGCGGGCGCCCTCTGGGATCTGATCCACGCCGGGCTGGGAGGGGCCTGA
- a CDS encoding Zn-ribbon domain-containing OB-fold protein, whose protein sequence is MSPADLERPLPQPITPEAKPYWDGLREGKLMLPKCQDCDHCFFYPRILCPRCASRRIGWIQSSGRGRLFSFEISHQPLNKAFKVKPPYVLAMVELDEGPRLMSNLVGIAPDPKQIRCDMPVEVVYEKLNDEFTLPLFKPAGAAGGR, encoded by the coding sequence ATGAGTCCCGCCGATCTCGAGCGTCCCCTGCCCCAGCCGATCACGCCGGAGGCCAAGCCCTACTGGGACGGTCTGCGCGAGGGCAAGCTCATGCTCCCCAAGTGTCAGGACTGCGACCACTGCTTCTTCTACCCGCGCATCCTGTGCCCGCGCTGCGCGTCGCGCCGCATCGGCTGGATCCAGTCGAGCGGACGCGGGCGGCTCTTCTCCTTCGAGATCTCGCACCAGCCGCTCAACAAGGCCTTCAAGGTAAAGCCGCCCTACGTGCTCGCGATGGTGGAGCTCGACGAGGGGCCGCGCCTCATGTCCAATCTCGTGGGCATCGCGCCCGATCCGAAGCAGATCCGCTGCGACATGCCGGTGGAAGTCGTCTACGAGAAGCTGAACGACGAGTTCACGCTGCCGCTGTTCAAGCCGGCGGGCGCGGCGGGAGGCCGGTGA
- a CDS encoding thiolase, producing the protein MKELSNTACIVGVDESDEIGILPNKSQLALHLEAITNALRDAGLKVKDVDGIFTAGQHSPSLLGEALGITPRYVDGTTVGGCSFIMMVGHAVAALHHRLCDVAVVSHGESGRSGVGVTRSRDTSLSGQFEIPYGFAGAPTYFGMITTRHMHEFGTTLEQWAQVAVSTRKWAALNPKARNREPITVADVLNSRPVCYPFNLLNICLVTDAGGAVVLTHADRAKDCAKKPVYVRGAGEATEHVMVTQMRDLTFSEATRMSGEKALTMAGVDRKDFNHIMLYDAFTSGPPIMLESLGFAKRGEGVHLFEEGRSTPGGSLPINTNGGGLSYTHSGMYGIFPIIESTRQLRGECGTRQVPGCALSLVNGMGGMLSAAGTLVLANQR; encoded by the coding sequence ATGAAGGAGCTGTCCAACACCGCGTGCATCGTCGGCGTCGACGAGAGCGACGAGATCGGTATCCTGCCCAACAAGAGCCAGCTGGCGCTGCACCTCGAAGCCATCACCAATGCGCTGCGGGACGCCGGCCTCAAGGTCAAGGACGTGGACGGCATCTTCACCGCCGGCCAGCACTCGCCCTCCCTGCTCGGCGAGGCCCTCGGCATCACGCCCCGCTACGTGGACGGCACCACCGTGGGCGGCTGCTCCTTCATCATGATGGTGGGCCACGCGGTGGCCGCGCTCCACCACCGGCTCTGCGACGTGGCGGTGGTCTCGCACGGCGAGTCGGGGCGCTCCGGCGTGGGCGTCACGCGCAGCCGCGACACCAGCCTCTCGGGCCAGTTCGAGATCCCCTACGGCTTCGCGGGAGCCCCCACCTACTTCGGCATGATCACCACGCGCCACATGCACGAGTTCGGCACCACGCTGGAGCAGTGGGCGCAGGTGGCGGTGTCCACGCGGAAGTGGGCGGCCCTGAACCCCAAGGCGCGCAACCGCGAGCCCATCACGGTGGCCGACGTGCTGAATTCGCGCCCCGTCTGCTACCCGTTCAACCTGCTCAACATCTGCCTCGTCACCGACGCGGGCGGGGCGGTGGTGCTCACCCATGCCGACCGCGCCAAGGACTGCGCGAAGAAGCCCGTCTACGTGCGCGGCGCCGGTGAAGCCACCGAGCACGTGATGGTGACCCAGATGCGCGACCTCACCTTCAGCGAGGCCACGCGGATGTCGGGCGAGAAGGCCCTCACCATGGCGGGGGTGGACCGGAAGGACTTCAACCACATCATGCTCTACGACGCCTTCACCTCCGGGCCGCCCATCATGCTGGAGTCTCTCGGCTTCGCCAAGCGGGGCGAGGGCGTGCACCTGTTCGAGGAAGGGCGCTCCACGCCGGGAGGGTCGCTCCCCATCAATACCAACGGCGGGGGCCTCTCCTACACCCACTCCGGCATGTACGGGATCTTCCCCATCATCGAGTCCACCCGGCAGCTCCGCGGCGAGTGCGGGACGCGCCAGGTCCCCGGCTGCGCGCTGTCGCTCGTGAATGGCATGGGCGGCATGCTCTCCGCGGCAGGCACCCTCGTGCTGGCCAATCAGAGGTAG
- a CDS encoding cobalamin-independent methionine synthase II family protein, whose product MRRSTERILTTHTGSLPRPDELIKVMFAKEEGVPVDTAALAARIKAAVADVVGRQVAAGLDVIDDGEYSKPSYATYVKDRLSGFGGESHPLTYRDLVDFPGMARRVFGDPGRARRKTPACTGPIAVRDAAAAATDVANLQAAGAAGGRERFLTAASPGVISLFFRNDHYPTHEAYLAAIADAMKHEYETVARAGFVLQIDCPDLGMGRHIQYADLSVAEFRKKARLHIEALDHALANVPPEQIRMHVCWGNYEGPHHFDVPLGDIIDLVFAARATAVSFEGANPRHGHEWRVFESVKVPAGKTIIPGVIDSTTNFIEHPLLVAERITRYARLVGRENVIAGTDCGFGTWVGQAAVDPDIVWAKLASLAEGARVASKELW is encoded by the coding sequence ATGCGACGGAGCACGGAGCGCATCCTCACGACGCATACCGGGAGCCTGCCCCGGCCGGACGAGCTCATCAAGGTGATGTTCGCCAAGGAAGAGGGCGTGCCGGTGGACACGGCCGCCCTCGCCGCGCGGATCAAGGCCGCGGTGGCCGACGTGGTGGGCCGCCAGGTCGCCGCCGGCCTCGACGTGATCGACGACGGCGAGTACAGCAAGCCGAGCTATGCGACGTACGTGAAGGACCGGCTCTCCGGCTTCGGCGGCGAGAGCCATCCCCTCACCTACCGGGACCTGGTGGACTTCCCGGGCATGGCCCGCCGGGTCTTCGGCGACCCCGGCCGCGCGCGGCGGAAGACACCCGCGTGCACCGGGCCCATCGCGGTGCGCGACGCCGCCGCGGCGGCCACCGACGTGGCGAATCTCCAGGCGGCCGGCGCGGCGGGCGGGCGCGAGCGCTTTCTCACCGCCGCTTCCCCCGGCGTCATCTCGCTCTTCTTCAGGAACGACCACTACCCGACCCACGAGGCCTATCTCGCCGCCATCGCGGATGCCATGAAGCACGAGTACGAGACGGTGGCGCGCGCAGGCTTCGTGCTCCAGATCGACTGTCCCGACCTCGGCATGGGGCGGCACATCCAGTACGCCGACCTCAGCGTCGCGGAGTTCAGGAAGAAGGCGCGCCTGCACATCGAGGCGCTCGACCACGCCCTGGCGAACGTGCCGCCGGAGCAGATCCGCATGCACGTATGCTGGGGCAACTACGAGGGCCCGCACCACTTCGACGTGCCGCTGGGCGACATCATCGATCTCGTCTTCGCCGCCCGCGCGACCGCGGTGTCGTTCGAGGGCGCCAATCCCCGTCACGGGCACGAGTGGCGCGTGTTCGAGAGCGTCAAGGTGCCCGCGGGCAAGACCATCATCCCCGGCGTCATCGACTCCACCACGAACTTCATCGAGCACCCGCTGCTGGTAGCGGAGCGGATCACCCGCTACGCGAGGCTGGTGGGACGGGAGAACGTCATCGCGGGCACCGACTGCGGCTTCGGCACCTGGGTGGGCCAGGCGGCCGTCGATCCCGACATCGTCTGGGCCAAGCTCGCGAGCCTCGCCGAGGGGGCGCGGGTCGCGTCGAAGGAGCTCTGGTAG
- a CDS encoding adenylate/guanylate cyclase domain-containing protein — MSSPREAVRRTLVGSTVPQNLLGAVVTWVYFRYIDPVTAVRGVDPVYIAFSIVAFTVLIAVGYQLGRRWTRRLTTVAMGHEAPSPVIQRQALLVPYMLAAITFMGWTAAGLVWGVLWPALTGTLNWAVAFRNMFGVTVVAGSVAAITSFLIAEGRWRRVLPLFFGEGDPSRVPGAPRLPVRARLLLVFVMVSVLPLAVLGLVAYTRAVALVGAPPLTAGELVRDLLVLIVFLLAVGVAAAVVLAVLVSRSVAEPLGALAAAMAQVEQGHLDTRCPVVGRDEIGEVTEGFNRMVQGLRERERVTEMFGKYVSREIRDEILAGRVSLEGTQAEVTILFSDLRDFTPWVEATDPREVVRDLNAYFSEMEGAIRDSGGLVLQYIGDEIEAVFGAPVADRHHADQAVRAAREMSRRLAAWNAARARVGKVPLRHGIGIHTGAVLAGSIGSLDRLAYALVGDAVNLASRIQSLTKELGSNVLVSGATRDRLADPSALERVTAARVKGRSAEVEVYRLAT; from the coding sequence GTGAGCAGTCCCCGCGAGGCGGTCCGGCGCACGCTGGTCGGATCGACCGTCCCCCAGAACCTGCTCGGGGCCGTGGTCACCTGGGTGTACTTCCGCTACATCGACCCGGTGACCGCGGTGCGCGGCGTCGATCCCGTCTACATCGCGTTCTCCATCGTAGCCTTCACGGTCCTGATCGCGGTGGGGTATCAGCTCGGCCGTCGCTGGACTCGACGGCTCACCACGGTGGCGATGGGACACGAGGCCCCGTCGCCCGTCATCCAGCGGCAGGCGCTGCTCGTCCCCTACATGCTGGCCGCGATCACGTTCATGGGGTGGACCGCCGCCGGCCTCGTCTGGGGCGTGCTCTGGCCGGCGCTGACCGGGACGCTCAACTGGGCCGTCGCGTTCCGGAACATGTTCGGCGTCACGGTCGTGGCGGGATCCGTGGCCGCAATCACCTCGTTCCTCATCGCCGAGGGCCGGTGGCGGCGCGTCCTGCCGCTCTTCTTCGGTGAGGGCGATCCCTCCCGCGTGCCGGGCGCGCCGCGCCTGCCCGTCCGGGCGCGGCTCCTGCTCGTCTTCGTGATGGTGAGCGTGCTGCCGCTGGCCGTGCTCGGGCTCGTCGCTTACACACGGGCGGTAGCGCTGGTGGGGGCGCCGCCGCTGACCGCCGGCGAGCTCGTGCGCGACCTGCTCGTGCTGATCGTCTTCCTCCTCGCCGTCGGCGTGGCCGCCGCGGTGGTCCTGGCGGTGCTGGTGTCGCGCAGCGTGGCGGAGCCGCTCGGCGCGCTGGCTGCCGCGATGGCCCAGGTGGAGCAGGGACATCTCGACACGCGCTGTCCGGTGGTGGGCCGAGACGAGATCGGCGAAGTGACCGAGGGGTTCAACCGTATGGTCCAGGGCCTGCGCGAGCGCGAGCGCGTGACCGAGATGTTCGGCAAGTACGTCTCGCGCGAGATCCGCGACGAGATCCTCGCCGGGCGTGTCTCCCTGGAGGGCACGCAGGCCGAGGTCACCATCCTCTTCTCCGACCTACGGGACTTCACGCCCTGGGTGGAGGCCACGGACCCCCGCGAGGTCGTGCGCGACCTCAACGCCTACTTCAGCGAGATGGAGGGAGCCATCCGTGACAGCGGCGGGCTCGTGCTCCAGTACATCGGCGACGAGATCGAGGCCGTGTTCGGTGCGCCGGTCGCGGATCGCCACCACGCCGACCAGGCGGTGCGCGCGGCCCGCGAGATGAGCCGGCGCCTGGCCGCCTGGAACGCCGCGCGCGCGCGGGTGGGAAAAGTGCCGCTTCGCCACGGCATCGGCATCCACACCGGTGCCGTGCTGGCGGGGAGCATCGGCAGCCTGGATCGCCTCGCCTACGCGCTGGTGGGTGATGCTGTGAATCTCGCCTCCCGCATCCAGAGCCTCACCAAGGAGCTGGGCAGCAACGTCCTGGTCAGCGGCGCCACCCGCGACCGCCTCGCCGACCCCTCGGCGCTCGAGCGCGTGACGGCCGCCCGCGTGAAGGGCCGCAGCGCCGAGGTCGAGGTGTACCGGCTGGCTACGTGA